From the genome of Phoenix dactylifera cultivar Barhee BC4 chromosome 17, palm_55x_up_171113_PBpolish2nd_filt_p, whole genome shotgun sequence:
GTGGTCCTCTTAAACATATCATATCGTCACTCTTTCTTGCTAAGTTCTTAATTTTCTCAACCTATTGTTATTGATTTTCAGATACTATACTTTCAGGAGCAGCACAAATAGGTATAAATTTAGAAATCGGATCGGTCACCAAATTGCGTGCGAAGTCAGGACTGGAAGATGGAATAATATGTTGGCTTATGTGTTGACATCGACTGATTCGTTATATGCGGCCAGAGACCGGCGAGGCATCATGACCCAAAGGGGCAGAAAAAGCGTGCGCCCGCCCAAGACGGAAGGGAGAAGGGCCGTGGAAGACGGGAGCGAGGGTGGAAACTTTCATGACACCTTTCATACCATGGCATTCAACAGGCACATAAATCTCTCTCGCCAACGAATTAACACACCTAGAAATAGGATTGAAGCTCAGATGCACCCTCCATCTCACCATTTTCTTCTCCGTTAAAGCTCTCCTTTGTGCCATCTGGTCTATTTCATCTGAATTAAATGATTACAGAGAGAGAGGATCAGTATTAAGGTGCGGTGTTATATTGTTTAGAAGTCAAGGAGTCCTCCTTCTATATTACAGTATGGTACGTGAGAGAAGGAACGCTTCTTTTGGGCTGGAATGAACGGAAGAAGCCTGATTTTGGGAAGAGGGAGGTGTTGATCTGGTCGAGGACAGGATGAAGAGGTTCTTGCATGCGTTCTCGGGCAAAATGAATGAGATGTTTGGGCTGTTACATGACAAGACTAGGAGCGCCGTGGCGTTGATTCAATCCTCGACGAGAGGAGTCATCGTCGTCTTCCTTGCACTTGCTCTTCTcgtggtcttgatttctcttcgCTTCATCAGCAACGAAGTACGTCCCTTTAATCTTCTCATAGACGTTATGTTctgttgttattattattattattattatttaggtTCATGCGATTGCTTTGTTGTTTTGTCCTTATATTTGAAACAAGAAATTCAAAGTTTTCTTCATAATCCTTTGCTCGAGTCATCATCATCGTTTTAGTTGCACTTGTTCTTCTCCTGGTCTTGGTTCTCTTCGCTTTCTCATAGACGTTATGTTTTGTTTTTAATCCTTTTTTTTAGGTTCGTATGCTTGTTATGTTGTCTGGTCCTTAAATCTGAAACAAAGAAATTATCCTTTGGTTTTGCCCGCAACCTTCTGATTTTAGCCTTTAGGCTGGTCGTGAGTTCCTTGTGCATGTACTGGGAAGCAACTTGGTAGTTCTGTTCTCTTTAAAAACTTGGTACTTCTATCCTCCACCGCCTTAGATATAGCCTGTCAGGAAATTTCTGCAGCTTGTGTACATGGTTAATTTCAATACACCTAGTAGAGTAGTTTTTCTTGGAAGGAACAAGAAAATAGAACTCAGCTCCATCCCCTAAAAGCTGCTATGCCTCTATATCGATCATCTTGTATCCCCTCATGCTATGGAGATTTTCTAAAGCCAGGATTGCTAGGTGTTCACCGCCAAGAGCCGTGAGGGTCTCTGTTTTTGTGGGACCCCGGCAGAAGTTGAAATTTTTGTCCAATTAGAATTCCTGAAAGTGCAACGAGTGGGCGGTGTGACCTGAACCCTGCTGACGAATAGTGTCAGGTCTCAATTGGAGACTCTTCCACGCATTTTTGTCCAGAATAATGTCAAGAGAGTCACACCATTGGGGATCAGCCATGGAAAACTTAGTGCAAGTGTTGCACAGGGAGGTGACTGATCTTGGAGTACTGTTTGCATCAAAAAAGATCTTAAGAGTTCTTCGGATCAACCGCAGCCCGGGCTCTTGGGTGGATCGAGCTTTTCTTTGCGGTGTGCTGCGCATCCCTGGATGGCCGCCATCAGAGGATGGGCAGTCATCAAACAAAGTGCCGTGTATGGCTCCAGCACATATTAGTGGACTACCCTGTTTGATGGCAAAATTCTATGGGTTCGAATGTGATGTGCATAATATGATTACTTTTTATCACCCTCCATCCTAGTCCAGGCACATGTCCTCACTAGAAGATTTATAATGACATATTGATATTGGACTTCCACAACCATCATTTTCAGTAAAAATAAGCAGActtatctttttattaaaaaaaaagatgatcgATGCGATGTTTATCTTAAAAAACCCTAAGTTTCTTGTTCTATTTAACCAAGTCAATCGGCTTGCTTCTTTGACTTGAAAAGGGTGTTATTGGTCATTAGAGTGGCCTGCTTAAACAAAAAACAGTCATGGCCCTACAACCATCCAATCAATGCGAGGTAGTAGGGATTGTACCGGTCATCATAGCCAAATGAAATGAATACTTTGCTTCTAAGTCTGGTGTCATGATTTACCATGGGCTGTTGGATCCCATTCCACAGCCCATGAAGCATGGGCCGAAATTCTCTCTCTCCCAGCCCAAATAATTTAGGGacataaaaaatatcaaattttaaataaatttttttggaagcctaactaaaaataaatatagtttagaTTCGAGGCTCGGCGGCCCATGGTAGGAGCGCATCTAAACAAGTATGGGAACTGTGGATACTCTCAGTTTTAATTGGGCTGGAGACAAAGCAGCCCATTCCTAAACCATGCCGGCCTCGAGTAGCCATGCAAACATTACACCTCTGTAATTAACCTCGGAGTTTGTAGATTTCATAAGTAATCGCTTCAGAAGGCATCGACCATTTCTTGTGTTTGCATGGCATCTCACTAAGGTGCTTTTCTTTCAACCAGTCCTTCACAGCCGGCGTGGCCGCCACCCTCTCCACGGTAGCCTCCAAGACTCATCAAGCTTTCTTTGCACGCTCGGAGCCCCACCGAGCAGCACCAGAAGCCAACCGTTTTGCTTGCCCGCCCGGAAACCAAGCCGCCACCGCCCACGTTTGCCAAAGAAGAACACCACCCTCGCCCCCACCCTCGCTACCACCATCTCCATCCTCTCCTTTGCCTTCCCATTCCTGCCCCGACTACTTCCGGTGGATCCACGAGGACCTCCGTCCCTGGAACCGTACCGGCATCACTCGTGACATGGTGGCCGCTGCCCAGAAATCCGCCGACTTCCGGCTGGTGGTCCTCGACGGCCGGGCTTACATGGAGAGGTATCACAAAGCATTCGAGACCCGAGATGTCTTCACCCTCTGGGGAATCCTTCAGCTGCTGAACCGATACCCCGGCCGCATTCCCGACCTCGAACTCATGTTCAACTGCGGCGACATGCCGGTCATTCCGTACGCCGACCACCGAGACTctgctccgccgccgccgctcttCCGCTACTGCAAGGATGATTCCACCGCCGACATCCTGTTCCCCGACTGGTCCTTCTGGGGTTGGTAAATTATCCATGCTCCTCCCAGCTAGCTACTTAAGTTGGAATTTTTACATGCCTCTTTGTTTACTGGAGTTCTTGAAATCTGAAGGCCTGAGGTCAACGTAAAGCCATGGAAGACACTGAGCGAGG
Proteins encoded in this window:
- the LOC103719411 gene encoding protein O-glucosyltransferase 1; protein product: MKRFLHAFSGKMNEMFGLLHDKTRSAVALIQSSTRGVIVVFLALALLVVLISLRFISNESFTAGVAATLSTVASKTHQAFFARSEPHRAAPEANRFACPPGNQAATAHVCQRRTPPSPPPSLPPSPSSPLPSHSCPDYFRWIHEDLRPWNRTGITRDMVAAAQKSADFRLVVLDGRAYMERYHKAFETRDVFTLWGILQLLNRYPGRIPDLELMFNCGDMPVIPYADHRDSAPPPPLFRYCKDDSTADILFPDWSFWGWPEVNVKPWKTLSEELREANERMSWMEREPYAYWKGNTGVCATRREVMQCNVSNGKEWNARIYQQDWGITRRQGFKGSDLASQCKHRYKIYIEGRAWSVSEKYILACDSPTLYVKTQFHDFFSRGLLPGRHYWPLPDRDKCRSIKFAVDWGNSHKKEAQAIGKEGSRFIEEQLKMDHVYDYMFHLLSEYAKLLTYKPSRPKNAIELCLESMACSAEGLIKTFMIESMPDLTSGSNPCTMPPPFNPQEIKELLRTKANCMKEVEMGVQKGHLNLVNNSRLC